CGGGCCTTCAGGCCTCGTCCTGGAAGATGGATTCGATGGGCTGCCCAAAGAGGCGGGCGATCTTGAAGGCGAGCGGCAGGCTGGGATCGTACTTGCCAGTCTCCAGGGCGTTGATGGTCTGGCGAGAGACCTCCAGCCGGTCCGCGAGATCCGCCTGACTCCAGTCGCGCTCGGCGCGCAGCACCTTGAGGCGGTTCTTCACTTGTACCTCCAGCGAACCAGAGGCTGGGCCAGCCCGAAGGCGCCGCAGAACACCGGGAAGGCCAGATAGGTCGGCGCATGTCCCAGCACCCCGAAGTTCTCGAGAAAGCCCCAGATCGTCGCGCCGGCCAGGGTGCCCCCCATCGCCCAAAGCAACGCCCGGACGGACATGTTGCGCTGGAACTCGTCGGTCTCCTCGGCCAGGTAGAACCCCATGACGGCGATCACCGCGACGATGGGAAGCGCCGGCGCCACCGCCACCGCCCAGAGCGCCAGGCCCGTAGGCTTGAAGTGCTCGTAGAGCAGGATCGAGCAGGGCAGGACCGCCATATAGGCCAGCATCGCGGGGGTGAACCGGAGCAGGTAGCGGCGCATAGCCGGCGACATTTTCTGAGCCATGATTGAACTCCTTCCGTCTGCGATCAGCGCTGACGCAGCCACCACACGGCCCAGACCACGACGTAGGCGGTCAGTTGAAAGACCAGCAGGCTGAACACGCCGATCGCGAACCACTCCGAGGGGGAATGTTGTCCGGCCAGCGCCGTCAGCCGCGCATCGCCGACCAGCATGGCCAGTGGCGCGGCCAGCAGGATCGATCCCGAGCCGCCCCAGAACCAGGCGAACTTGTGAGCCTCGCGCGCCGCCTCGTCGATATTGCGCCAGTAGATGACGGAGGCGACGATCATGAAGGGCGCCACCGCCAGCAGGGCGTAACCCATAAAGCTGGCCGGCGGGGTGACGCCGATCTCCTTCAGAAGAGTCAGCCCTGCCCCGCCAATCGCCCCCAGCAGGGCGCTGGCGACAAGCAGGCGCAGTGCGATCGCCTGACGGCGGGCCTGGGTTCCGGTGGATTCGCTCATCGGGAAAACCTTGCTCTGGATCGGGCGACTAGAGGGCGGCCAGCGCTTCGACGGCGCCGTCCTGCTCGGTCGTCGCGGACGTCTTGGCGTTTTTGGACGGGCGCTCGCGCAGAACCAGGAACAAGATCGCCCACAGCACGGCGAGCCCCAGGGCCAGACCGACCGCCAGCAGCGGCCCGCCCATCTCGCGCGCCGCGCTGGTGGCCACCACCAGTGACCCGGAGCTGGCCGCCATCCCGATCGCCAGCTTCTGGGCGCGGGTTGCGGGGGTGCGTTGAGCGGTCTTCTTCATGACAAGCCTCCTCGTCGAAATGACAAGGATGTTTGTCATACATCACCGCAACGTTGTCAAGCATGGTTGTCATTTTGTCGAGCAAGCAAGACTAAATGACGGATGTGCTGGCGATTATATACTTTGCAAACGCGGCTGATTTTGGTACCTTGGCCTCGTTGAAAGAGGCCCGTTATGTCCATCCTGTCCAAGCCGTATTTCCACGATGAACAAGCTGCTTTCGAGTTCGTCGAAAGCATCATCTGGGCTGCTGGTCCGGTGTGCCCGCACTGTGGCGGAACGGAACGCATCACGTCGGTTAAGCCGAACCCTGAGAAGCGCGTCCGCTTCGGCCTGAAGCGCTGCGGCCAGTGCAAAGGCCAATTCACCGTTCGCATGGGCACGATCTTCGAGGAGTCCAAGCTCCCCATGACGAAGTGGCTTCAAGCCATCTTCCTCATGTGCGCCAGCAAGAAGGGCGTGAGCGCTCACCAGCTCCACCGCACTCTGGACGTGACCTACAAGACGGCTTGGTTTCTGGCGCACCGCGTTCGCGAGGCGATGAAGCCGTTCGCCAAGGCGATGATGGGTTCGGACGGTGGCGCCGTGGAGGTCGATGAGACTTTCATTGGTCAAGCGCCGGTCGAGAAGAAGAGCCGCCTAACCCTGGCGAACATGAACAAGGTCATGACCCTGGTGGAGCGCAACACCGGCCGCGCCGCCTCTATCGTCGTGACCGATTTCCGGCTCTCGACCATTGAGCCGATCCTGTACAGCCACGTTCACCCCTACGCGCACCTCATGACCGACGAGGCCAAGCACTACGTTCGCCCCGGCAAGGCGTTCGCCAACCACGACACGGTGAACCATGCCCGCGACGAGTACACCCGCAACGAAGAGGGCAAGCACCTGATCACCACGAACACGGTGGAAGGCTACTACTCGATCTTCAAGCGCGGCATGAAGGGCGTCTATCAGCACTGCCAGGCCAAGCACCTGCACCGCTATCTCGCTGAATTCGATTTCCGCTACAGCAACCGCGTTGCGCTGGGCGTCGATGATCAGGAGCGCGCCAAGCGGGCGCTTGAGGGTGTCGTTGGACGTCGCCTGACGTACCGAAATCCTAACGTCGGGTCCGCGCCACAAGCCTAACGGCAAGAGGCGTAATGCTCGGTGGAAATGCGCCAAGTGACCCTTGACTAGTCGCTGGAATGGCGCCTAGTCGCCCTTGTCGATTCTGTCGAATCTGGTATATTCGCATTGCGGGTGCCGAGAGGCCGTCCCATTAGCCTGCGGGTGAAGGGTGGATGTCAGGAAGGCGTAAGTCCCTGGACCCGCTATCTCAAACCAAGCGCCATTTTTATCCAGTCTCCTCGGGCCTCTTGCCGCAGGAATGCGAGACCAGAATCCGGCCAGATTTTCAGGCCATTCCCGACGACGCGGCCCTGCGAGTGATAAAACTTTGCTGCCCATAGCCTTGCAAAGCGGTCATCGAATACGCCCTGATCCTTACGCTCCAAGGCAAGTCCAAGGCCAGCAGACAAGTAATCGGCTGCTAGCAGCGCGGCGTGTGAGTCGTCGTGAGCTAGTGGCTCAACCAAATCTGGGTCAATGTGAGCCCAGGAGGTGTTTGTATTATGTCCCGGCTCATCGCGTAGTCGCCTCAAGTATCCCTGAAACGCATCATATCGAAGACCCTTTCTTTCAGAGAATACTATTCTAACGCGCGGGTCATTTGCTGGTAGCTTTGCGTGCGTATCGCGGCAGGCAAACGAAATCCGCTCAACAAGGTACTTAGAGGCGTGAAAATAGAGGTCGCCTGGATTTTCCCGCCACCCATCCTCAATAAGCCCCGGCTTATAGACAGCCACGGCAACCGCTTGGCAGGACCTTGCAGCGAACGACTCCGTAATTGCCCACTGCTGAGACGGGGAAGATCCCATCTTCTTAAAGGATTTAAACTGCCAATCTTTTGGCTTCCGACAGGCGACACGCGCATCTGCAAGCGCAGTGTTATATTGCTCGACGTTTGCGGTTCGGCAAAGCACCGCAGCGATGACAAGAAAGTCGGAAGAACCAGCTTCGAATGAGAAGCCGTCACATCCAGATTCATCAATGAAAGCTGTAAAGTCCGCCATGAACGACAGCAAAGCCGATCAACCGCAGCTAGACAAGTTCCGCGAACTAGCGCGCCAACTGGAGTGCGACGAGGACGAGGCGCGCTTTGAGGATCAGGTCAGGAAGATCGCGAGCGCGCCAAAGGTTAACGATGCGCTCGAACCACCAGCGTCCCAACTGGAAGCGCCCCGTCAAAGACGATGATCGCGCTTCGCTGATTAAAATCCTTCACCTCATAACGTGGAAGATTCATATCGGGCGACGAGATGGATAGGTTGTTTGTCGTGGTCGGCTGGTCAAAGGTGATGAAGAGAGCCGTCATTAAGTGGTCGGCCATCGGCTTTCCCCGCTTTCCGGGTTCCGGCATGGCCTGGGCTATCATCAGAAGCGTAAACCAGCGCCAGATATTGTCTGTTTGCAGGCCTGTCGCCGTTCGATTGCCCGCATAGCATTGCAGCCTCAACTCGCTCTCGACGGGAGCTGCTGGCAAACTTGCGACCGAGCCAGCTTGGGGTATTGGGCGCCACAGACGGTAGACGAACACAGCAATCGCAATCGTCACCAGTGCAAGCGGCGCGTAACCCCACCAGGGAGAGGCCAAGAACTGGGGCGCGCCCAACGGCAGGGGAGCCTTCGCGCTAGTGAAGGCGAAGATCATAGCGCCCAACCAGAGCGATACGACGCCGAGCCAATCAAGCAGCGTTTTTGGCAATCAGACCCCCCCGGACAGATCGCTTTTATATCATGCGATTCTGGGAAGTTTGCAAAGTATATAGTCACCGATGTGCTTGATGTTTCAGGCCGCACGGCGGCCCAGGAAGGGGTCGTCGCGCAGGGTCTCCCCGAGCAGGCCGCGCCAGTGGACGGCCACGAGTCGCCGCCGCGCCAAGGCTCGGTTCAGGACTCCGGTTGGGGCAAGCGTCATCACTTCCCAGCCATAGCGCGAGAAGCGATCGCCAAAGTCCGACCAGCGAATGACCCGCCCGGCAGCGTCCTGACGCCACACGGACTTGTCGCAGCCGGGAATACGCGCGCATCGCTCCCAGGCCTCGACACGCGCCTGCAGGATCAGAAACGGATCATGAGCGATACGGGCCAAAAAGGGCCTCCGGAAAAATCTGCGCCATCCTCCGCTTGGGGCGGGACTGAGTCGCGCCCCAGGAGAACGACGACCAGGTTTTGTGTAATCGCACAGACTGTCCACTAGATGTGGTTGCGGCGCGTTGCCGCGCGACACCCCCTGCGACAGCTCATCGCGCACGACGAAAGCTGTCCCCGCGCGCAGCCTGGCGCCGGGCCTTGCTCTTCAATCGCTTCTGGAGGTCACGAAACATCGCGCCGGGGCCCGTGGAAAATCACGGCCCCAGCAAAGCGCATCACGGTTACCCGGCCCGTAACTCGGCCCCGCGACCTATCGCCCCAAGGTGACGTCGGCTAGCGCCAAGCCTTGAAATGCTTGGACAATTTCAACCCCTGACGCTGGTAGTGCGACCCACCTTCGCCGTACAGACGGGCCGGACGCGCCGTCAGCGGTTCATAGACCAGGCGCGCGACCGTCTGGCCGTCCTCCAGCAGGAACGGCGTTTCGTGGCTGCGGACCTCCAGCACGCCCTTGGAGCCGACGGCGGCGGCCTCCTCGGTGCCGAAGCCGGGATCAAAGAAGCCCGCATAATGGACCCGGAATTCGCCGACCGACGGGTCGATCGGCGTCATTTCCGCAGCTTCAAGCACCGGGATCTCGATGTCGTCCTTGCTGGCCAGGATGTAGAACTCGCCCGGATCCAGCAGCAGCTCGCCGTGGCGGGCCTCCAGCGGCTCCCAGAAGTCCCGCGGGTCGTGGCCGTCCTCGTGGTCGAGATCCACGACCCCCGCGTGCCGACGACCTCGGAAGCCGACCACACCGGTCTCGGAGAGAAGATCGACACCGACGCTGCGGGTCGCCAGCTTAGCCGGCTCGCCGCGCTTCAGGCGCAGCTGGTTGAGCCGCGTACCGGCCCGCACCAGCACCGAAAAGGTCTGCGGCGCGATCTCGATATAGAGCGGCCCCGTATAACCCGCGTCCACGTCGTCGAAGGCCCGGCTATGGTCGGTCAGCAGGCGCACGAAGACATCCACCCGCCCCGTCGAGCTCTTCGGATTGCCGCGCGCCGACACCGTCATCGGCAGCGCCAGGCGCTCCTGGATCTCGGCGATGTAGACGCAGCCCTTCTCCAGCACCGCGCCCTTGGTCAGGTCCAGCTCGTGCATGGCCACGTCCCTCAGGCGCTCGGGCACCTTGCGGTTCAGGCCCGGCAGGAACGAGGCGCGGATACGCCAGGCCCTCGCACCCAGGCGCAAGTCGAGACTGGCGGGCTGCACCTGATCGACGTCGAACGGCGTGGCGGAGGTGATGGCCTCCTGGGCGATCAGCTCTTCGATGGTCTGGCAGGGCAGAATCCCTGCGGCGTGGGCGTCGGTCATCGGCGCGACACTCGCCAAACCCGCTCGCAAACGCAAGGCGCGAGCGAATACCGCTCGCCTGTCACGGCTCACTTTTCGCCTGTGACAATTCTCTGACGCACCAAAAGGCGTTCTGGCTTGACCCGGCCCCCTCCCCCGCTCCTTATGCGCGCGTTTTTGCGTAGGAGACTGGGCCGTGGCCGAGAACCCGAAGGACTGGGATGTCGCGACGAAATTGATCCGGGGTGGGATCGCGCGCTCGCAGTTCATGGAGACCGCCGAGGCGCTCTATCTGACCCAGGGCTTCACCTACGACAGCGCCGAAGGCGCCGACCGCCGCTTCGCCGGCGAGGACCCCGGCTTCGTCTATTCGCGGTTCAACAACCCGACCGTCAAGATGTTCGAGGACCGCCTAGCCCTACTGGAAGGCGCCGAGGTGTGCCGCGCCCAGGCTACCGGCATGGCCTCGATCCATGCCGCGCTGATGGGCCTTGTCCGCGCCGGCGATCACGTGGTGGCCGGCCGGGCCCTGTTCGGCTCCTGCCGCTGGATCGTCAGCGAGTGGTTGCCGCGCTTCGGCATTGAGACCACCTTTGTCGACGCGACCGATCCCAAGGCCTGGGAAGCGGCGATGCGCCCCAACACCAAGGCGGTGCTGGTCGAAACGCCGTCGAACCCGGTGCTGGAGATCACCGACATCCGCGCCGTGTCGGAACTGGCCCATGCGGTCGGGGCCAAGGTCATTGTCGACAACGTCTTCGCCACCCCGATCTTCCAGAAGCCGCTGGAGCTGGGCGCCGACGTCGTCGTCTATTCGGCGACCAAGCATATCGACGGCCAGGGGCGGGTGCTGGGCGGAGCCATCTTGACCAGCGAGGCGATCAACGAGGAATT
The DNA window shown above is from Caulobacter sp. FWC26 and carries:
- a CDS encoding helix-turn-helix transcriptional regulator, which produces MKNRLKVLRAERDWSQADLADRLEVSRQTINALETGKYDPSLPLAFKIARLFGQPIESIFQDEA
- a CDS encoding IS1595 family transposase, producing MSILSKPYFHDEQAAFEFVESIIWAAGPVCPHCGGTERITSVKPNPEKRVRFGLKRCGQCKGQFTVRMGTIFEESKLPMTKWLQAIFLMCASKKGVSAHQLHRTLDVTYKTAWFLAHRVREAMKPFAKAMMGSDGGAVEVDETFIGQAPVEKKSRLTLANMNKVMTLVERNTGRAASIVVTDFRLSTIEPILYSHVHPYAHLMTDEAKHYVRPGKAFANHDTVNHARDEYTRNEEGKHLITTNTVEGYYSIFKRGMKGVYQHCQAKHLHRYLAEFDFRYSNRVALGVDDQERAKRALEGVVGRRLTYRNPNVGSAPQA
- a CDS encoding DUF3800 domain-containing protein yields the protein MLSFMADFTAFIDESGCDGFSFEAGSSDFLVIAAVLCRTANVEQYNTALADARVACRKPKDWQFKSFKKMGSSPSQQWAITESFAARSCQAVAVAVYKPGLIEDGWRENPGDLYFHASKYLVERISFACRDTHAKLPANDPRVRIVFSERKGLRYDAFQGYLRRLRDEPGHNTNTSWAHIDPDLVEPLAHDDSHAALLAADYLSAGLGLALERKDQGVFDDRFARLWAAKFYHSQGRVVGNGLKIWPDSGLAFLRQEARGDWIKMALGLR
- a CDS encoding 2'-deoxycytidine 5'-triphosphate deaminase, whose product is MTDAHAAGILPCQTIEELIAQEAITSATPFDVDQVQPASLDLRLGARAWRIRASFLPGLNRKVPERLRDVAMHELDLTKGAVLEKGCVYIAEIQERLALPMTVSARGNPKSSTGRVDVFVRLLTDHSRAFDDVDAGYTGPLYIEIAPQTFSVLVRAGTRLNQLRLKRGEPAKLATRSVGVDLLSETGVVGFRGRRHAGVVDLDHEDGHDPRDFWEPLEARHGELLLDPGEFYILASKDDIEIPVLEAAEMTPIDPSVGEFRVHYAGFFDPGFGTEEAAAVGSKGVLEVRSHETPFLLEDGQTVARLVYEPLTARPARLYGEGGSHYQRQGLKLSKHFKAWR
- the metZ gene encoding O-succinylhomoserine sulfhydrylase: MAENPKDWDVATKLIRGGIARSQFMETAEALYLTQGFTYDSAEGADRRFAGEDPGFVYSRFNNPTVKMFEDRLALLEGAEVCRAQATGMASIHAALMGLVRAGDHVVAGRALFGSCRWIVSEWLPRFGIETTFVDATDPKAWEAAMRPNTKAVLVETPSNPVLEITDIRAVSELAHAVGAKVIVDNVFATPIFQKPLELGADVVVYSATKHIDGQGRVLGGAILTSEAINEEFYRDSLRHTGPSLSPFNAWVMLKGLETLDLRVRRQADSAFALANVIAEHKKVQSVLYPFRPDHPGHNVAKAQMTGGGTVIALDLGSREAAFKFLNALEIVDISNNLGDAKSMATHPPTTTHRSVPEADRPSLGVTEGGVRLSVGLESVEDLKRDVIRALDQA